The Planococcus halocryophilus nucleotide sequence GATAAAGAAACCCTAGAAACAATAAAAGTCTCAAATGTTTTAGTTTTTGAAGCACAACATGAGACAATCGATTCTAAAGGGCGCCAGTCCATTGATTTGTCGAGTGGCGGAGCGGCTCTGCTGTTTCAAGCGGGTGGAGTTCGTGAAATCGAATGGAATTCGGTTGATGGAATGTTAGTCCCGTTTGCGGACGGAGAAGTGGTGAAATTGATACCAGGGAAAACTTGGATTCATATTGTTCCTACTGTTCCAGGAATCGAGCAATCCGTTAGTTATACGCCGTGATGATTGTAGCAATGAAAGGATGAGGAAGCTGCATGCAAGTTGATAAAATTAGAGGCCATCAAACAGAGCAATTAATCGAAGCAGTTTTGGCCTTAAAAGATAAGGAAGAAGCTTATCGTTTCTTCGATGATTTATGTACAATTAGTGAGATTCAATCGATGTCTCAGCGGCTAGAAGTGGCACATATGCTTCGCATGAAAAAAACGTACGAAAAAATAAAAAATGAAACAGGTGCTAGCACGGCAACGATTTCTCGTGTACGCCGTTGCTTGAATTATGGCAACGATGCTTATGATGCAATGTTAGAACGCCTTTATCCAGATGAAAAACCTTTTGAACTTCCAAAAGACTGAACAGAGAACCGACTCTGTTCGGTTTTTTTGTTATACTAAATAGATGATAACTGAGATAAAGTTGGGTGAAAAAAGATGGATTTCAAAACATGGCAGCATGTCTTTAAATTAGATCCAGCAAAAGAAATCACAGATGGACATTTGGAACGAATTTGTAAATCCGGGACTGATGCCATCTTGATTGGCGGCAGTGATAATGTCACACTCGACAATGTCCTCCATTTAACGGAACGTGTGCAGCACTATCAGCTGCCTATTGTGTTAGAAATCTCCACAATCGATTCTGTAGCGCCGGGATTTGACTATTATTTTATCCCGACTGTTTTAAACAGTGACAATCTACTATGGGTTAAAGGGCTTCATCATAAAGCCATTCGTGAATATGGAGAGATTTTGGATTGGGATGAACTTGTTCCAGAAGGTTATTGTATTTTGAATGCCGATTGCAAAGCTGCAAAATTAACTGATGCACAAACCGATTTGACGACCGAAGATGTATTAGCTTATGCCCGGTTAGCGGAATATTTCTTCCGTTTGCCTATTTTTTATATGGAGTATAGTGGCATGTTTGGGGATATGGAACTCGTTGAAAAAGTGAAAAGAGTCCTTGTTGAAACCCGTTTGTTTTATGGCGGGGGTATCCATTCGGTTGATACGGCAAGAAAAGCGTTGGCTTTTGCAGATACCATTGTCGTTGGCAATATTATTTATGAAAATATCGATAAAGCGATTGAAACCGTAGAGGCAGTTGCGGAAACGGCTGGTTAATCGTTATACTAATAAGAACGAATGTTCGAGGTGGTGCACAATGGAATTAATATCAAAAAACTTATTAAACGGGATGAACCCGGAACAAGCGGAAGCAGTCAAAACGACTGAAGGTCCTTTATTAATTATGGCTGGTGCAGGATCAGGTAAAACGCGTGTGCTGACACACCGTATTGCTTATTTGGTGCTGGAAAAACAAGTTTACCCGTCAAATATTTTAGCAATTACGTTTACCAATAAAGCCGCACGTGAAATGCGCAACCGAATTGATGGATTATTAGGACACGGAACAGGACAGCGTATGTGGGCTTCTACATTCCACTCGATGTGTGTGCGTATTTTGAGGCGTGATATCGACCGTTTAGGTATGTCGAAAAACTTCTCGATTTTGGATACTACCGATCAATTAACGGTCATTAAAAATGTATTAAAACAACAAAACTTGGATCCGAAAAAATATGAACCAAGAACGATGTTAAATGCGATTTCATCATCAAAAAACGAATGCATTGATGCTGCTCAATTTGCAGCGGACATGAATCAATTTAATCCATATGAGAAAACAGTCTCGGACGTATATACAGCATATGAGAAACGCTTGAAGAAAAACCAGTCACTGGATTTTGATGATTTAATCATGACAACGTTGAATTTGTTCAACACTGTCCCTGAAGTATTAGAGTATTATCAAAACAAATTCCATTACATTCATGTAGATGAATACCAAGATACCAACAATGCTCAATATCAATTGGTTCAGAAGTTGGCAAGCAAATTTAAGAATATTTGTGTGGTTGGCGATTCGGATCAGTCGATTTATCGCTGGCGTGGAGCAGATATTACCAATATCCTGTCGTTTGAAAAAGATTATCCAAATGCGAAAGTGATTATGCTTGAGCAAAATTATCGTTCGACAAAACGTATATTGCAGGCAGCGAATGACGTGATTCAAAAAAACACAAGTCGTTATCCAAAAGAATTGCGTACGGACAACGATGAAGGTACGGCTATTACTTTGCATAAAGCGGGAGACGAGCGTCAAGAAGCGCAATTTGTTGTTCAAACCATTCAAAGATTGATGGACGAAGAAAATTACAAAACTTCTGATTTTGCGATTCTTTATCGCACGAACGCACAATCGCGGATTATGGAGGAAATGTTCGTTAAATCGAATATGTCATATACCATTGTTGGTGGAACGAAATTCTATGATCGCAAAGAAATTAAAGACTTATTGGCGTATTTGCGTTTGATTGCCAATAACGATGATGATTTGTCTTTAGCTCGTGTAATTAATGAACCAAAGCGTGGAATTGGTGCGACTTCTTTCGAGAAAATGGCACGTTTTGCAATTGAACAAGACCGGACGATTATGGATGCATTACAAGAAGCAGACTTTATGGGGTTAACGCCAAAAACAGCACAAACAGCTTTAGAGTTCCGCAACATGATGGCGAGTTTCACGCAAATGCAAGAATATTTGTCTGTAACAGAACTCGTTGAAGAAGTACTGAAAAAGTCAGGTTATCGTCAAATGCTACAAAACGATAAAACCATTGAAGGTGAAAGCCGTCTCGAAAACTTAGATGAATTTTTATCAGTCACGAAAGCTTTTGAAAAACAAAGCGATGACAAATCCTTAGTCGCTTTCTTGACTGATTTAGCATTGATTTCAGATATCGATTCATTGGATGATGAAGAAGATGCAGATGGTCCGATTATTTTAATGACGATGCACGCAGCAAAAGGGTTAGAGTTCCCTGTCGTTTTTATTATCGGATTAGAAGAAAACGTCTTCCCTCATTCACGGTCGAATAATGACGATGAGGAATTAGAAGAAGAACGCAGACTTGCTTATGTTGGAATTACCCGAGCAGAACAACGTTTGTATTTGACGCACGCCTCTTCACGGACATTGTTTGGGAAAAGTAATTTCAATATGCCATCTCGGTTTATTTCGGAGATTTCAGAAGATCTGATTGAACAAACGCGAGCTCACCATCGTGCGGGTGCTACAACAAGTTATCGACAAGTACCGAAGCGACCAGCAGTAACTCGTCCTAGCTATAATCAGTCAGGCAGTGAGAAATTAGGTTGGAAAACAGGTGATAAAGCGACGCATAAAAAATGGGGTACCGGAACGGTCGTTAGCGTCAAAGGCGAAGGTGAACAAACAGAACTCGATATTGCGTTCCCGAGCCCTGTCGGCATTAAACGGTTATTGGCTAAATTTGCGCCGATTGAAAAAGTATAATCGGGAGGAAACTAGATGGATCGCATGAAAGCGGAACAACGTGTAAATGAATTAAATGAAATGCTTCGGAACTATGGCCATGCTTATTACGTACTCGATAAGCCAGCTGTTCCGGATACGATATACGATCAATTGCTCAATGAATTAATCGACTTAGAAACGCTGTACCCTGATTTGGTTTTTCCAGATTCACCCACTCAACGTGTGGGTGGGACACCACTTTCAACAGTTGATAAAGTTACCCATGAACGTCCCATGCTCAGTCTATCAAATGTTTTTGGTGAAGAAGATTTACGCGAATTTGATAAACGTGTGCGGAGCGGTGCAGGTGACAAAATTGAATATGTTTGTGAACTGAAAATCGACGGACTTGCCGTGTCACTGCTATACAAGGACGGAAAATTCGTCAAAGGCGCAACGCGCGGAGACGGGCGTGTTGGAGAAGACATTACGATCAATCTACGAACAATCCATACAATTCCTTTAAAACTAAAAGACGCAGTCACCCTTGAAGTACGCGGTGAAGTGTTTATGCCAAAGAAATCATTTCATGCGTTAAATGAACAGCGTGGAGAACAAGGTGATGAACTGTTCGCCAACCCGCGAAATGCAGCAGCAGGATCATTGCGTCAATTAGATCCGAAAATTGCGGCTAGCCGTAATTTAGATGTTTTTATTTACGGGATCGGTGGCGATGGTGAGACTTATAATTTAGCGGAGCATGATGAGTCGCTTGATTACCTGGGAAAACTTGGTTTTAAAACAAATCGAGAACGCCAAGTATGCACGACGGTTGAAGAAGTACTGGCATATATCGAAAAATGGACTGACAAACGAAACGACTTGCCGTATGAGATTGACGGCATCGTTATTAAAGTCAATCAGTTTTTGTACCAACAAGAACTTGGGTTTACAGCGAAAAGTCCGAAATGGGCAACAGCTTATAAATTTCCAGCAGAAGAAGTAATGACCACTGTACGCGATATTGAATTGAGTGTTGGCCGAACAGGTGTTGTGACACCGACTGCGATATTAGACCCTGTGTCGGTTGCAGGAACCACTGTGCAACGAGCTTCATTACATAATGAAGACTTGATCAAAGAAAAAGATATTCGAATCGGTGACAAAGTTATTATTCGAAAAGCTGGAGACATTATT carries:
- a CDS encoding YerC/YecD family TrpR-related protein, with amino-acid sequence MQVDKIRGHQTEQLIEAVLALKDKEEAYRFFDDLCTISEIQSMSQRLEVAHMLRMKKTYEKIKNETGASTATISRVRRCLNYGNDAYDAMLERLYPDEKPFELPKD
- a CDS encoding heptaprenylglyceryl phosphate synthase; translated protein: MDFKTWQHVFKLDPAKEITDGHLERICKSGTDAILIGGSDNVTLDNVLHLTERVQHYQLPIVLEISTIDSVAPGFDYYFIPTVLNSDNLLWVKGLHHKAIREYGEILDWDELVPEGYCILNADCKAAKLTDAQTDLTTEDVLAYARLAEYFFRLPIFYMEYSGMFGDMELVEKVKRVLVETRLFYGGGIHSVDTARKALAFADTIVVGNIIYENIDKAIETVEAVAETAG
- the pcrA gene encoding DNA helicase PcrA, with protein sequence MELISKNLLNGMNPEQAEAVKTTEGPLLIMAGAGSGKTRVLTHRIAYLVLEKQVYPSNILAITFTNKAAREMRNRIDGLLGHGTGQRMWASTFHSMCVRILRRDIDRLGMSKNFSILDTTDQLTVIKNVLKQQNLDPKKYEPRTMLNAISSSKNECIDAAQFAADMNQFNPYEKTVSDVYTAYEKRLKKNQSLDFDDLIMTTLNLFNTVPEVLEYYQNKFHYIHVDEYQDTNNAQYQLVQKLASKFKNICVVGDSDQSIYRWRGADITNILSFEKDYPNAKVIMLEQNYRSTKRILQAANDVIQKNTSRYPKELRTDNDEGTAITLHKAGDERQEAQFVVQTIQRLMDEENYKTSDFAILYRTNAQSRIMEEMFVKSNMSYTIVGGTKFYDRKEIKDLLAYLRLIANNDDDLSLARVINEPKRGIGATSFEKMARFAIEQDRTIMDALQEADFMGLTPKTAQTALEFRNMMASFTQMQEYLSVTELVEEVLKKSGYRQMLQNDKTIEGESRLENLDEFLSVTKAFEKQSDDKSLVAFLTDLALISDIDSLDDEEDADGPIILMTMHAAKGLEFPVVFIIGLEENVFPHSRSNNDDEELEEERRLAYVGITRAEQRLYLTHASSRTLFGKSNFNMPSRFISEISEDLIEQTRAHHRAGATTSYRQVPKRPAVTRPSYNQSGSEKLGWKTGDKATHKKWGTGTVVSVKGEGEQTELDIAFPSPVGIKRLLAKFAPIEKV
- the ligA gene encoding NAD-dependent DNA ligase LigA, coding for MDRMKAEQRVNELNEMLRNYGHAYYVLDKPAVPDTIYDQLLNELIDLETLYPDLVFPDSPTQRVGGTPLSTVDKVTHERPMLSLSNVFGEEDLREFDKRVRSGAGDKIEYVCELKIDGLAVSLLYKDGKFVKGATRGDGRVGEDITINLRTIHTIPLKLKDAVTLEVRGEVFMPKKSFHALNEQRGEQGDELFANPRNAAAGSLRQLDPKIAASRNLDVFIYGIGGDGETYNLAEHDESLDYLGKLGFKTNRERQVCTTVEEVLAYIEKWTDKRNDLPYEIDGIVIKVNQFLYQQELGFTAKSPKWATAYKFPAEEVMTTVRDIELSVGRTGVVTPTAILDPVSVAGTTVQRASLHNEDLIKEKDIRIGDKVIIRKAGDIIPEVVSVILDQRTGEELPFYMPTHCPACDSELVRIEGEVALRCVNPQCPAQITEGLIHFVSRNAMNIDGLGEKVIEQLYREGLIHDISDIYKLTKEQLLELDRMADKSASNLMAAIDASRSNSMEKLLFGLGIRHVGERGARILSEHFGTLEQLIAATKEELVEIHEIGDKMADSIVMYFDNEEVRALVERLSEANVNLSYTGIRVRVEEGANAFAGKKIVLTGKLEQMTRQEASAQIEALGGKLTGSVSKKTDLLIAGEEAGSKLDKARELKVVIWDEQRLVEELNK